One region of Nycticebus coucang isolate mNycCou1 chromosome 10, mNycCou1.pri, whole genome shotgun sequence genomic DNA includes:
- the PLEKHG2 gene encoding pleckstrin homology domain-containing family G member 2 isoform X2: protein MPEGARALSRFKRSPSLGSGRRGEVCDCATECETQTAPAAPTMASPRGSGSSTSLSTVGSEGDPALGPTPTCSASRPEPLPEPPIRLHLSPVGMPGSAKPSRLERVAREIVETERAYVRDLRSIVEDYLGPLLDGRVLGLSMEQLGTLFANIEDIYEFSSELLEDLEGSSNAGGIAECFVQRSEDFDIYTLYCMNYPSSLALLRELSLSPPAALWLQERQAELHHSLPLQSFLLKPVQRILKYHLLLQELGKHWVEGPGTGDREMVEEAIVSMTAVAWYINDMKRKQEHAARLQDVQRRLGGWTGPELSAFGELVLEGTFRGSGGGGPRLRGGERLLFLFSRMLLVAKRRGLEYTYKGHIFCCNLSVSENPRDPLGFKVSDLTIPKHRHLLQAKNQEEKRMWIHCLQRLFFENHPATIPAKAKQVLLENSLHCAPKSKPVPEPQTPPLGSPRPRDARSFTPGRRNTAPSPGPSVIRRGRRQSGKYPLSKGEQEIRVASGLLTSLWPLPPEPVKDPYVVFPQDAKPQFKHAGSEGELYSPSESQPPILASGPPEDLEDAGPPTLDPSGTSITEEILELLNQRGLRDPEPSTHDIPKFPGDSQVPGNSETFTFQALPSRDSSEEEEEEELEMDERGPSPLHVLEGLDSSSAAEIPSIPGLTKVPDVANLPEMPGHSEIPEVPRLPSPSDMSRAFEMPCLPAIPSVPDLPSLSSTAAFPCDTWLQGPLQEAAEVLATRRELFPESNPRKLGEPPLGSRAGQEDEEGVSFLDFQPPAVTQQQGFSDELGFRSCSEIRSAWQALEQGQLTRPGFPEPLLILEDSDLGGDGRSGKVGAPGSERAASRVRELARLYSERIQQMQRAATRASSNAPRRRPRVLAQPQPCPSLPQEQAEPGPLPAFGHVLVCELAFPLTCAQESVPLGPTAWVQAATPLSKQRGHLHGKDLNVSDLPEQDHHAPVTIPFPEQRGVQNIQSPETTPLPKQDSPPDVRVLAVTVLPDEGHFEIQVPAPTSLPEHGSHVDIKVPSTASFPEQGHRMESQVPATPALAIQSCSNVMVSATTSMPEQEGHLDSQSTTSIPVTNQGGSRDIQGPAAVCGQAINPLLMDGSSLDHLIPASTSLPLPRDLPDVQLPGTSPLPPHRSHLDHQIPASAPLSVSQDLSAIETLAATPLPTPQDLPDIQSPAVAPLLQEQSLPNLQVQKLTPLLEQKNVTNVHVSAATPFSEQGGSQDIQGLFPSPVQTAVVLSKSGSHSFPHVARSESSDLTPPPTRQLLGPNTAALSRYLAASYISQSLARRQGPGGEASRAPWSSAPTSRAPSPPPQLQPPPPPARQLSYATTVSIHVGGGGRLRPAKAQVRLNHPALLAPAQESVGLRRAQGAPDAPFHT from the exons ATGCCTGAGGGAGCCCGTGCATTGAGTCGGTTCAAACGTAGCCCCAGCCTCGGGTCTGGCCGCAGAGGTGAAGTGTGTGACTGTGCAACTGAGTGTGAGACTCAGACAG CCCCTGCAGCTCCCACGATGGCCTCTCCTCGAGGTTCTGGGAGCTCCACATCTCTAAGTACAGTCGGTTCTGAAGGGGACCCAGCCCTGGGGCCCACCCCAACCTGCTCAGCCTCCAGGCCAGAGCCCCTTCCTGAGCCTCCTATCCGCCTGCATCTGTCGCCTGTGGGGATGCCAGGTTCTGCAAAACCCTCAAGGCTGGAGCGTGTGGCACGAGAGATCGTGGAGACAGAACGAGCTTATGTCCGGGACCTCCGCAGCATTGTAGAG GACTACCTAGGCCCTCTCCTGGATGGCAGGGTCCTGGGACTGAGCATGGAGCAGCTGGGCACACTGTTTGCCAACATCGAGGATATCTACGAGTTCAGCAG TGAGCTCCTGGAGGACTTGGAAGGCAGCAGCAATGCTGGGGGCATTGCCGAATGCTTTGTGCAGAGG AGCGAGGATTTTGACATCTACACATTGTACTGCATGAATTACCCAAG CTCCCTGGCACTGCTCCGGGAGCTGTCACTGTCTCCACCAGCAGCCCTGTGGCTGCAGGAGCGCCAAGCCGAGCTCCACCACTCATTGCCACTACAGAGCTTCCTGCTAAAACCTGTTCAGCGCATCCTCAAGTACCATCTGCTACTGCAG GAACTAGGGAAGCACTGGGTCGAGGGCCCAGGCACTGGGGACCGTGAGATGGTGGAGGAAGCTATTGTGTCCATGACAGCGGTCGCCTGGTACATCAATGACATGAAGCGCAAGCAGGAGCACGCTGCGCGCCTCCAG GATGTGCAGAGGCGGCTGGGTGGCTGGACTGGGCCGGAGCTCAGTGCTTTCGGAGAGCTGGTACTGGAGGGCACCTTCCGAGGTAGTGGAGGGGGCGGCCCCCGGCTACGAGGGGGTGAGCGGCTGCTCTTTCTGTTCTCACGGATGCTGCTTGTAGCCAAGCGTCGCGGGCTGGAATATACCTACAAAGGCCACATCTTT TGCTGCAACCTCAGTGTGAGCGAAAATCCTCGAGACCCTTTAGGGTTCAAGGTGTCTGATCTGACCATTCCCAAGCATAGGCACCTGCTCCAG GCCAAGAACCAAGAAGAGAAGAGGATGTGGATTCACTGTCTCCAGCGCCTCTTCTTCGAGAACCACCCTGCCACCATCCCTGCCAAG GCAAAACAAGTTCTCCTTGAAAACAGCCTGCACT GTGCTCCAAAAAGTAAACCTGTCCCAGAGCCCCAGACACCCCCACTTGGATCTCCCCGACCTCGAGATGCTAGAAGTTTTACTCCTGGACGGAGGAATACAG CTCCCTCTCCTGGACCCTCTGTTATTCGCCGTGGCCGCAGGCAGTCTGGTAAGTACCCACTCAGTAAAGGTGAACAAGAGATTAGGGTGGCATCTGGGCTTCTGACATCACTGTGGCCTCTCCCTCCAGAGCCAGTGAAGGACCCTTACGTCGTCTTCCCACAGGATG CTAAGCCTCAATTCAAG cATGCTGGCAGTGAAGGGGAGCTCTACTCTCCCTCAGAATCTCAGCCACCTATTCTAGCTTCTGGACCCCCTGAGGACCTGGAGGATGCTGGACCCCCCACACTGGACCCCTCTGGAACCTCAATTACTGAAGAAATCCTGGAACTGCTGAACCAGAGAGGCCTTCGGGATCCAGAG CCATCCACCCATGACATTCCCAAGTTCCCTGGGGATTCCCAGGTGCCAGGCAATAGTGAAACCTTCACATTCCAAGCCCTGCCCAGCCGGGACTCatcagaagaggaggaggaagaagagctgGAGATGGATGAACGGGGTCCTTCTCCACTCCATGTTCTAGAAGGGCTCGATAGTTCCAGTGCAGCTGAAATTCCCAGCATTCCCGGCCTTACTAAAGTTCCTGACGTAGCCAACCTCCCTGAAATGCCTGGCCATTCTGAAATTCCCGAAGTTCCTCGCCTTCCTAGTCCCTCTGACATGTCCAGGGCTTTTGAAATGCCCTGCCTTCCAGCCATACCTAGTGTCCCTGACCTTCCCAGTCTTTCTAGCACTGCTGCCTTCCCCTGTGACACCTGGCTCCAGGGACCTTTACAGGAGGCAGCTGAGGTTCTAGCCACCAGGAGAGAACTGTTCCCTGAAAGCAATCCCAGAAAACTGGGAGAGCCTCCATTAGgaagcagggcagggcaggaggatgAAGAAGGTGTGTCATTCCTAGATTTTCAGCCCCCAGCTGTCACCCAACAACAGGGATTCTCAGATGAGCTGGGGTTCCGCTCTTGTTCAGAAATCCGGAGCGCCTGGCAAGCATTGGAGCAGGGGCAGCTGACCCGGCCAGGCTTCCCAGAGCCACTGCTGATCCTAGAGGATTCAGATCTGGGTGGAGACGGCAGGAGTGGGAAAGTGGGAGCCCCAGGTTCGGAGAGGGCAGCATCCCGCGTGCGAGAGCTGGCCCGGCTTTACAGTGAGCGGATCCAGCAGATGCAGCGGGCTGCGACAAGGGCATCATCCAATGCCCCCCGCCGCCGGCCACGGGTTTTGGCCCAACCCCAGCCATGCCCCAGCCTGCCCCAGGAACAGGCTGAGCCAG GGCCCCTGCCTGCCTTTGGACATGTGCTGGTGTGTGAGCTGGCCTTCCCACTGACCTGTGCTCAGGAATCTGTCCCCCTGGGCCCTACTGCCTGGGTTCAAGCTGCCACACCTTTGTCTAAGCAGAGAGGCCACCTACATGGCAAGGATCTAAATGTTTCAGATTTGCCTGAGCAAGATCACCATGCTCCAGTTACTATCCCTTTTCCTGAGCAAAGAGGTGTCCAGAATATCCAGTCTCCAGAGACCACTCCCTTGCCCAAGCAGGACAGCCCCCCAGACGTCAGGGTTCTGGCTGTTACAGTCTTGCCTGATGAGGGCCACTTTGAAATTCAAGTACCAGCTCCCACTTCTTTGCCTGAGCATGGAAGCCACGTGGATATAAAGGTTCCATCTACCGCCTCTTTTCCTGAGCAAGGACACCGCATGGAGAGCCAAGTTCCAGCCACCCCAGCTTTGGCCATTCAGAGTTGTTCTAATGTCATGGTTTCAGCCACTACTTCTATGCCCGAGCAAGAAGGCCACCTAGACAGCCAGAGCACAACCAGCATCCCAGTAACTAACCAAGGAGGTTCCAGGGACATCCAGGGCCCAGCTGCTGTCTGCGGTCAAGCCATTAACCCTTTGCTTATGGATGGAAGCAGCCTGGACCATCTGATCCCAGCCAGCACCTCACTGCCCTTGCCACGTGACCTCCCAGACGTTCAGCTTCCTGGTACCTCACCTTTGCCCCCACACAGAAGCCACCTAGACCATCAGATCCCAGCCAGTGCCCCACTGTCTGTGTCCCAAGACCTCTCGGCCATTGAAACTCTAGCTGCCACACCTTTGCCCACACCTCAAGACCTCCCAGACATCCAGAGTCCAGCTGTTGCACCTCTGCTTCAGGAGCAAAGCCTCCCAAACCTACAGGTCCAAAAACTTACACCTTTGTTGGAGCAGAAGAACGTCACAAATGTCCATGTTTCAGCTGCCACGCCTTTCTCTGAGCAAGGAGGCTCTCAGGACATTCAGGGCCTGTTCCCCAGCCCAGTTCAGACAGCTGTGGTTTTGTCCAAGTCAGGAAGCCACTCGTTCCCTCATGTTGCCAGGTCAGAGTCTTCAGACTtgaccccaccccccacccgtCAACTCCTTGGCCCCAACACAGCTGCTCTCTCCAGATACCTGGCAGCTTCATACATCAGCCAGAGCCTAGCTCGGCGACAGGGGCCTGGGGGAGAGGCCTCCCGGGCCCCCTGGTCCTCTGCCCCCACATCACGGGCACCTTCACCACCACCCCAACTGCAGCCCCCACCACCCCCCGCCAGGCAGCTCAGCTATGCCACTACAGTCAGCATCCACGTAGGGGGGGGTGGGCGGCTGCGACCAGCCAAAGCCCAAGTCAGGTTAAACCACCCTGCCCTCTTGGCCCCAGCCCAGGAATCTGTGGGCCTTCGCAGGGCCCAGGGGGCTCCTGACGCCCCTTTCCACACATGA
- the PLEKHG2 gene encoding pleckstrin homology domain-containing family G member 2 isoform X3 — protein MPEGARALSRFKRSPSLGSGRRGEVCDCATECETQTAAPAAPTMASPRGSGSSTSLSTVGSEGDPALGPTPTCSASRPEPLPEPPIRLHLSPVGMPGSAKPSRLERVAREIVETERAYVRDLRSIVEDYLGPLLDGRVLGLSMEQLGTLFANIEDIYEFSSELLEDLEGSSNAGGIAECFVQRSEDFDIYTLYCMNYPSSLALLRELSLSPPAALWLQERQAELHHSLPLQSFLLKPVQRILKYHLLLQELGKHWVEGPGTGDREMVEEAIVSMTAVAWYINDMKRKQEHAARLQDVQRRLGGWTGPELSAFGELVLEGTFRGSGGGGPRLRGGERLLFLFSRMLLVAKRRGLEYTYKGHIFCCNLSVSENPRDPLGFKVSDLTIPKHRHLLQAKNQEEKRMWIHCLQRLFFENHPATIPAKAKQVLLENSLHCAPKSKPVPEPQTPPLGSPRPRDARSFTPGRRNTAPSPGPSVIRRGRRQSEPVKDPYVVFPQDAKPQFKHAGSEGELYSPSESQPPILASGPPEDLEDAGPPTLDPSGTSITEEILELLNQRGLRDPEPSTHDIPKFPGDSQVPGNSETFTFQALPSRDSSEEEEEEELEMDERGPSPLHVLEGLDSSSAAEIPSIPGLTKVPDVANLPEMPGHSEIPEVPRLPSPSDMSRAFEMPCLPAIPSVPDLPSLSSTAAFPCDTWLQGPLQEAAEVLATRRELFPESNPRKLGEPPLGSRAGQEDEEGVSFLDFQPPAVTQQQGFSDELGFRSCSEIRSAWQALEQGQLTRPGFPEPLLILEDSDLGGDGRSGKVGAPGSERAASRVRELARLYSERIQQMQRAATRASSNAPRRRPRVLAQPQPCPSLPQEQAEPGPLPAFGHVLVCELAFPLTCAQESVPLGPTAWVQAATPLSKQRGHLHGKDLNVSDLPEQDHHAPVTIPFPEQRGVQNIQSPETTPLPKQDSPPDVRVLAVTVLPDEGHFEIQVPAPTSLPEHGSHVDIKVPSTASFPEQGHRMESQVPATPALAIQSCSNVMVSATTSMPEQEGHLDSQSTTSIPVTNQGGSRDIQGPAAVCGQAINPLLMDGSSLDHLIPASTSLPLPRDLPDVQLPGTSPLPPHRSHLDHQIPASAPLSVSQDLSAIETLAATPLPTPQDLPDIQSPAVAPLLQEQSLPNLQVQKLTPLLEQKNVTNVHVSAATPFSEQGGSQDIQGLFPSPVQTAVVLSKSGSHSFPHVARSESSDLTPPPTRQLLGPNTAALSRYLAASYISQSLARRQGPGGEASRAPWSSAPTSRAPSPPPQLQPPPPPARQLSYATTVSIHVGGGGRLRPAKAQVRLNHPALLAPAQESVGLRRAQGAPDAPFHT, from the exons ATGCCTGAGGGAGCCCGTGCATTGAGTCGGTTCAAACGTAGCCCCAGCCTCGGGTCTGGCCGCAGAGGTGAAGTGTGTGACTGTGCAACTGAGTGTGAGACTCAGACAG CAGCCCCTGCAGCTCCCACGATGGCCTCTCCTCGAGGTTCTGGGAGCTCCACATCTCTAAGTACAGTCGGTTCTGAAGGGGACCCAGCCCTGGGGCCCACCCCAACCTGCTCAGCCTCCAGGCCAGAGCCCCTTCCTGAGCCTCCTATCCGCCTGCATCTGTCGCCTGTGGGGATGCCAGGTTCTGCAAAACCCTCAAGGCTGGAGCGTGTGGCACGAGAGATCGTGGAGACAGAACGAGCTTATGTCCGGGACCTCCGCAGCATTGTAGAG GACTACCTAGGCCCTCTCCTGGATGGCAGGGTCCTGGGACTGAGCATGGAGCAGCTGGGCACACTGTTTGCCAACATCGAGGATATCTACGAGTTCAGCAG TGAGCTCCTGGAGGACTTGGAAGGCAGCAGCAATGCTGGGGGCATTGCCGAATGCTTTGTGCAGAGG AGCGAGGATTTTGACATCTACACATTGTACTGCATGAATTACCCAAG CTCCCTGGCACTGCTCCGGGAGCTGTCACTGTCTCCACCAGCAGCCCTGTGGCTGCAGGAGCGCCAAGCCGAGCTCCACCACTCATTGCCACTACAGAGCTTCCTGCTAAAACCTGTTCAGCGCATCCTCAAGTACCATCTGCTACTGCAG GAACTAGGGAAGCACTGGGTCGAGGGCCCAGGCACTGGGGACCGTGAGATGGTGGAGGAAGCTATTGTGTCCATGACAGCGGTCGCCTGGTACATCAATGACATGAAGCGCAAGCAGGAGCACGCTGCGCGCCTCCAG GATGTGCAGAGGCGGCTGGGTGGCTGGACTGGGCCGGAGCTCAGTGCTTTCGGAGAGCTGGTACTGGAGGGCACCTTCCGAGGTAGTGGAGGGGGCGGCCCCCGGCTACGAGGGGGTGAGCGGCTGCTCTTTCTGTTCTCACGGATGCTGCTTGTAGCCAAGCGTCGCGGGCTGGAATATACCTACAAAGGCCACATCTTT TGCTGCAACCTCAGTGTGAGCGAAAATCCTCGAGACCCTTTAGGGTTCAAGGTGTCTGATCTGACCATTCCCAAGCATAGGCACCTGCTCCAG GCCAAGAACCAAGAAGAGAAGAGGATGTGGATTCACTGTCTCCAGCGCCTCTTCTTCGAGAACCACCCTGCCACCATCCCTGCCAAG GCAAAACAAGTTCTCCTTGAAAACAGCCTGCACT GTGCTCCAAAAAGTAAACCTGTCCCAGAGCCCCAGACACCCCCACTTGGATCTCCCCGACCTCGAGATGCTAGAAGTTTTACTCCTGGACGGAGGAATACAG CTCCCTCTCCTGGACCCTCTGTTATTCGCCGTGGCCGCAGGCAGTCTG AGCCAGTGAAGGACCCTTACGTCGTCTTCCCACAGGATG CTAAGCCTCAATTCAAG cATGCTGGCAGTGAAGGGGAGCTCTACTCTCCCTCAGAATCTCAGCCACCTATTCTAGCTTCTGGACCCCCTGAGGACCTGGAGGATGCTGGACCCCCCACACTGGACCCCTCTGGAACCTCAATTACTGAAGAAATCCTGGAACTGCTGAACCAGAGAGGCCTTCGGGATCCAGAG CCATCCACCCATGACATTCCCAAGTTCCCTGGGGATTCCCAGGTGCCAGGCAATAGTGAAACCTTCACATTCCAAGCCCTGCCCAGCCGGGACTCatcagaagaggaggaggaagaagagctgGAGATGGATGAACGGGGTCCTTCTCCACTCCATGTTCTAGAAGGGCTCGATAGTTCCAGTGCAGCTGAAATTCCCAGCATTCCCGGCCTTACTAAAGTTCCTGACGTAGCCAACCTCCCTGAAATGCCTGGCCATTCTGAAATTCCCGAAGTTCCTCGCCTTCCTAGTCCCTCTGACATGTCCAGGGCTTTTGAAATGCCCTGCCTTCCAGCCATACCTAGTGTCCCTGACCTTCCCAGTCTTTCTAGCACTGCTGCCTTCCCCTGTGACACCTGGCTCCAGGGACCTTTACAGGAGGCAGCTGAGGTTCTAGCCACCAGGAGAGAACTGTTCCCTGAAAGCAATCCCAGAAAACTGGGAGAGCCTCCATTAGgaagcagggcagggcaggaggatgAAGAAGGTGTGTCATTCCTAGATTTTCAGCCCCCAGCTGTCACCCAACAACAGGGATTCTCAGATGAGCTGGGGTTCCGCTCTTGTTCAGAAATCCGGAGCGCCTGGCAAGCATTGGAGCAGGGGCAGCTGACCCGGCCAGGCTTCCCAGAGCCACTGCTGATCCTAGAGGATTCAGATCTGGGTGGAGACGGCAGGAGTGGGAAAGTGGGAGCCCCAGGTTCGGAGAGGGCAGCATCCCGCGTGCGAGAGCTGGCCCGGCTTTACAGTGAGCGGATCCAGCAGATGCAGCGGGCTGCGACAAGGGCATCATCCAATGCCCCCCGCCGCCGGCCACGGGTTTTGGCCCAACCCCAGCCATGCCCCAGCCTGCCCCAGGAACAGGCTGAGCCAG GGCCCCTGCCTGCCTTTGGACATGTGCTGGTGTGTGAGCTGGCCTTCCCACTGACCTGTGCTCAGGAATCTGTCCCCCTGGGCCCTACTGCCTGGGTTCAAGCTGCCACACCTTTGTCTAAGCAGAGAGGCCACCTACATGGCAAGGATCTAAATGTTTCAGATTTGCCTGAGCAAGATCACCATGCTCCAGTTACTATCCCTTTTCCTGAGCAAAGAGGTGTCCAGAATATCCAGTCTCCAGAGACCACTCCCTTGCCCAAGCAGGACAGCCCCCCAGACGTCAGGGTTCTGGCTGTTACAGTCTTGCCTGATGAGGGCCACTTTGAAATTCAAGTACCAGCTCCCACTTCTTTGCCTGAGCATGGAAGCCACGTGGATATAAAGGTTCCATCTACCGCCTCTTTTCCTGAGCAAGGACACCGCATGGAGAGCCAAGTTCCAGCCACCCCAGCTTTGGCCATTCAGAGTTGTTCTAATGTCATGGTTTCAGCCACTACTTCTATGCCCGAGCAAGAAGGCCACCTAGACAGCCAGAGCACAACCAGCATCCCAGTAACTAACCAAGGAGGTTCCAGGGACATCCAGGGCCCAGCTGCTGTCTGCGGTCAAGCCATTAACCCTTTGCTTATGGATGGAAGCAGCCTGGACCATCTGATCCCAGCCAGCACCTCACTGCCCTTGCCACGTGACCTCCCAGACGTTCAGCTTCCTGGTACCTCACCTTTGCCCCCACACAGAAGCCACCTAGACCATCAGATCCCAGCCAGTGCCCCACTGTCTGTGTCCCAAGACCTCTCGGCCATTGAAACTCTAGCTGCCACACCTTTGCCCACACCTCAAGACCTCCCAGACATCCAGAGTCCAGCTGTTGCACCTCTGCTTCAGGAGCAAAGCCTCCCAAACCTACAGGTCCAAAAACTTACACCTTTGTTGGAGCAGAAGAACGTCACAAATGTCCATGTTTCAGCTGCCACGCCTTTCTCTGAGCAAGGAGGCTCTCAGGACATTCAGGGCCTGTTCCCCAGCCCAGTTCAGACAGCTGTGGTTTTGTCCAAGTCAGGAAGCCACTCGTTCCCTCATGTTGCCAGGTCAGAGTCTTCAGACTtgaccccaccccccacccgtCAACTCCTTGGCCCCAACACAGCTGCTCTCTCCAGATACCTGGCAGCTTCATACATCAGCCAGAGCCTAGCTCGGCGACAGGGGCCTGGGGGAGAGGCCTCCCGGGCCCCCTGGTCCTCTGCCCCCACATCACGGGCACCTTCACCACCACCCCAACTGCAGCCCCCACCACCCCCCGCCAGGCAGCTCAGCTATGCCACTACAGTCAGCATCCACGTAGGGGGGGGTGGGCGGCTGCGACCAGCCAAAGCCCAAGTCAGGTTAAACCACCCTGCCCTCTTGGCCCCAGCCCAGGAATCTGTGGGCCTTCGCAGGGCCCAGGGGGCTCCTGACGCCCCTTTCCACACATGA